The genome window TTAGCAAAAAGCCCTTCCACATTTATGAATCTTGTTATCGGCATAGCTCTTCCATCTTCAATATATAGGAAGGTGGCCAATCCGCAATGGGGGTGTGGTGTAAATGCAACTTTAGGCTCACCAGCTAGTATCGAAATAAGTTCTGAGATCGGTGCTACTACAGGAACTGGATAGAAATCCTCTTTGGTTAGAAAATCAGTTTGCTCTACAAGTTTATTGACAAGGTCTGGGAGAGTAAATCTCTGGCTTTCGCGCTCTTTTTGATCTATTCTGCCTGCAAAAGAAACAGGCTGGTAATTTACGCCTCTTATCACATCGGAGTGCTCAATTGCAAATTTTAAAATTTCGCCGACTTCATTATCGTTTATTCCGTTAACAATAGTAGGTACGAGCACTGTTGATAGCGGTTTGGGCTTGACTTTATTGCAGTTCTCTATAACTTTTAGCTTAATATCTAGAAGCTCTTTACCCCTTGCTTGCCTATAGATCTCGTCCCTTAACCCGTCGAACTGCAAATAGACTGTACTTAAGCCGCAATCTTTCATGCGCTGGCAGAACTCTAAATCTAAAAGTTTTAAGCCGTTAGTTGCAACTTGTACTTGTGAGAAGCCAAGCTCTTTTGCAGCTTTGATGATATCAAAGAAGTGCGGATGCAAAGTAGGCTCGCCGCCACTGAATTGCACACTTGGACAAGGTACTGGCTTGTTTGACCTTAACATCTTGAGCATCTCCACTACCTGCTTATAAGAAGGCTCGTAAATATACCCTGCAGTAGCGGCATTAGCAAAGCAAATAGGGCATGCTAAGTTGCACCGATTAGTTAAGTCTATATTAGCTAGTACAGTATGACTTAAATGCAAATTGCACAAGCCGCATTCGTAAGGGCACTCTTTTTTAGCCTTAATTCTAGGATTGCTCACGCAAAAGCCGTCGTAAGCAAACTTTTCTGCTCTTAAATAAAGTTCTACATCGCTCCAATAGACATCTTTAAAATAGCCGTGCTGCTCACATATTTTATCGATCATTACCTTACCGTCTTCTTCAAATATTCTCGCTTTAATAAGCTGTTTGCAGTCAGGGCATAGCGATAAAGTCTCTTTAGGCAAGCCTTTTTGCAACTTACTCTCTCTTATTATCATTCTTTTTTTATCACCGTTTTCTATACAGATATATGGGTAAAGCCTTAAATATTTTTACGAACTAAAACTCTACCATCTTCATCAATTATCCCAGATTTTATTCTTGTAGAGGTTATCGGCAAAGAATCTTCTGCGAGCACGAAAGGTATTTTTATTATTTTCAGAGTTTTTTTTCCTGAGCTTCTTCTGAGCTTGTTAATTTGCTTTGCTATAGGCAGTGTCTCAGGCGAAACTACTATCGCATCAAAATTTTCTGTGACTGCAGTACCATATCTATCATCTATCTTCACGATTTTAAATTTCTTAGGCCTGAAGTTCAAAAGAAATCTTTCGAGCGAGCGTTTCCTCAAATTATATTTTCTATAGCATTTTTTGGTCTTATTAACAAATTCATCCGAGCTCAAGCCTATAACAACCTCATCGCCTAGCTCAAACGCCTTCTCAATTAGCTTTTTATGACCTCTATGTAAAGGATCAAAAGTTCCGCCAAGGCAGACCCTCATCAATTTGAAATCCGCTTGGTAACTGAAATTACTTTCGATACCCTTTTAAAATAGCATTACGATTATCATTTTATGAAAATTCTCGTTGCAGATGAAATAGCCGAAAAAGCAATTGAAAAACTGAAGGAGGAGTTCGAGGTTATTTACTCTGAGCTAAGCTATGAAGCGCTTCTGAAAGAAATAGTAAGCTACGATGCTTTAATTGTTCGTAGCAGAACGAGGGTAACAAAAGAAGTAATTCAAGCAGGTAAAAATTTGAAAGTAATAGGTAGAGCAGGCGTTGGAGTAGATAATATTGACGTTAGAGAAGCGAGCGAGCGTAAAATCATTGTCGTTAATGCACCTACAAGTAGCACGATATCAGTTGCTGAACTTACTTTTGCGCATATGTTAGCGCTTGCCAGAAATCTTACGAAAGCAGACAAGACAACAAAAGAAGGTAAATGGGAGAAGAAATCTCTGATGGGACTAGAGTTGGACGAAAAGACTTTAGGCCTTATAGGACTTGGTAGAATTGGCAGTGAGGTAGCAAAAAGGGCAAGGGCTTTTGGAATGAAATGCATAGCCTACGACCCTTATCTAACAAAGGAGAAAGTGCGAGAGATGGGGGTAGAACCTGTAACTCTTGATACCCTGCTTAGGGATTCTGATTTTATCACTATCCATGCAGCTTTGACTAAAGAAACAAAATATCTGATTGGCGCAAAAGAACTTGCAAAAATGAAGTCAAGCGCTTTTTTAATAAACTGTGCTCGTGGGAGTATTGTAGATGAAAAAGCGCTCTATAAAGTGCTGAGAGATAAAAAAATTGCAGGCTGCGCGTTAGATGTTTTTGAAGTTGAGCCTCCTAAAGACAGCCCTTTGCTAAAATTAGATAATGTGATTTTCACTCCCCATTTAGGAGCTAGTACAAAAGAAGCGCAGGAAAAGGCTGGTACCACTGTTGCAGAACAGGTATTGAAAGTTCTAAAAAGAGAGAAACCTGATTTTTGCGTTAACCCTGAGGTGTTAAATAGCTAATCTAATGAATCCTAAGCAACAAAGATTTATTTATTCTGGAAATTTATCTCTTCTCATTTACATTAAGATGAAAAAGCCAAAAATTAAGTAAGCTCCTCAAATGCTGATAATATTCGGTCCTGCAGGTAGTGGAAAAACTTTGCTTGTAAAAGAGTTTGGAGATTGGCTTAGTGAAAACTACAAGGTAGGAAGGATAAATTTAGATCCTGGCGCTGAGTGGCTCGGCTACAAAGCTAATTTCGATTTAAGAAATTTTTTTACAGTTAAGGAAATAATGAAAGAGAAAAATCTAGGTCCTAACGGCGCTATGATAGAAGCTATGAGAATGATGAACGAAAATATTGATAAGGTAATGAGTGGCATTGATGAGGTGGTAGGCGATTATATATTACTTGATACTCCAGGCCAGAACGAGATATGGCTCTTTCAAGAATTAGATAGAAAAATTGTGAAAAGATTAGAAAAAGGGATAGGAATTTTTTTAATGGATGCAGAGCTATGCAAAGAGCCTAAGAATCTACTACTAAATCTTCTATTTTCTTTAATGATCAAGTTAAGGTTCGGCATGCCTACAATCAATATTTTCAATAAAATTGATCTTCTTAATGAAAATGAAATTATTCAATTGAAAAAAAATTTCGAAAATCCTATTGAGCTTGTTGAGCAAGTAAAAGGCAAATCATCAGGAATGATTGTAGATGTTATTAGTAACCTAAGCACTGTTATAGGGCTAAGAGCCGAGCGCTTCATACCTATTTCTTGTCTAAAAAAAGAGAATTTTCAGCTTTTGCAGGACATTATTTACGAGGTCCATTGTGTTTGCGGCGATTTGACCTAAGATAAAATTTTTATAACAGCAGAGTGATTTATGAGCATGAAAAAAGAAAAGCTCACTTACGCAAAAGCAGGCGTTGATATCCTTAAGCATAGGGAAGCGATAAGCGCAATTGGAAAAGAGTTAAAGTTTGCTAGAAAAGGCATTGGCAAGCCTCTGAAAATCAAACATCATTTTGCGGGCCTTGTAAGTTTTGATAGGTATGCGCTTGCACTTTGTACCGATGGTGTAGGAACAAAAACTCTAATTGCAGAAGCTCTAAAAAAATACGATACCGTTGGCATAGATTGCGTCGCAATGAATGTAAACGATTGCATTTGCGTAGGAGCAGAGCCTTTGAGTTTTGTAGATTATTTAGCGCTTCGGAAGCCTAACGAAAAAATTGTTGCGCAGATAGGTAAAGGCTTAAACAAAGGCGCTAAACTTGCTAATATCTCAATTATTGGCGGTGAAACTGCAATACTGCCGGAGCTTATAAAAGGCTTCGATCTTGCAGGCACTTGCTTGGGCTTTGTAGAGAAAACTAAAATAATAACAGGAAGTAATATAAAACATGGTGATGTTATTATTGGTCTAAGAAGCTCTGGAATACATTCTAACGGCTTAACTCTTGCAAGAAAAATTCTAAAACTTAACGAAATCAGCTATAGCGATAAATTTCCTAATTCTAATAAAACATGGGGTGAAATACTACTCACACCTACTAGAATTTACGTTAAAGAAATTATCAATGTAGCCAAAAAATTTAAAATTCATGGACTTGCACATATTACAGGCGGTGGTATAAGAAAAATAAGCAGAATAAATAGTAATGTAAATTTTAGGCTAGAGGAGATTTTCGAGCCACATCCAGTCTTCGCTACGCTCCAAGAGCTTGGAAATGTAGAAAATAAAGAAATGTATCAGACTTTTAATATGGGACTTGGCTTTTGCATAATTGCAGATAAAAAAGCAGCAGATAACATTTTGGCTGAGCTTAAAGGCGTGGCTGAAGCTAAACTTATCGGTAGAGTTCACAGAGGAAAAGGTGTAAGTATACCGTCACTAGGACTACATTATCCGTAATATATAAAAGGTGGAAAAGATATATCCGTTTGCTTTGGCTTGCTCGGATGGGGAGAGAGGAAAATGGGTCTACAAGAAAGCGCTAAAACAATAATAAGTACATGCATGGGCGTAAGGAAGGGAGAGAGAGCCGTTATTATTATCGATACTTCTAAAGAGAATATAGG of Candidatus Thermoplasmatota archaeon contains these proteins:
- a CDS encoding ATP/GTP-binding protein; translation: MLIIFGPAGSGKTLLVKEFGDWLSENYKVGRINLDPGAEWLGYKANFDLRNFFTVKEIMKEKNLGPNGAMIEAMRMMNENIDKVMSGIDEVVGDYILLDTPGQNEIWLFQELDRKIVKRLEKGIGIFLMDAELCKEPKNLLLNLLFSLMIKLRFGMPTINIFNKIDLLNENEIIQLKKNFENPIELVEQVKGKSSGMIVDVISNLSTVIGLRAERFIPISCLKKENFQLLQDIIYEVHCVCGDLT
- the purM gene encoding phosphoribosylformylglycinamidine cyclo-ligase, with product MSMKKEKLTYAKAGVDILKHREAISAIGKELKFARKGIGKPLKIKHHFAGLVSFDRYALALCTDGVGTKTLIAEALKKYDTVGIDCVAMNVNDCICVGAEPLSFVDYLALRKPNEKIVAQIGKGLNKGAKLANISIIGGETAILPELIKGFDLAGTCLGFVEKTKIITGSNIKHGDVIIGLRSSGIHSNGLTLARKILKLNEISYSDKFPNSNKTWGEILLTPTRIYVKEIINVAKKFKIHGLAHITGGGIRKISRINSNVNFRLEEIFEPHPVFATLQELGNVENKEMYQTFNMGLGFCIIADKKAADNILAELKGVAEAKLIGRVHRGKGVSIPSLGLHYP
- a CDS encoding phosphopantetheine adenylyltransferase, with amino-acid sequence MRVCLGGTFDPLHRGHKKLIEKAFELGDEVVIGLSSDEFVNKTKKCYRKYNLRKRSLERFLLNFRPKKFKIVKIDDRYGTAVTENFDAIVVSPETLPIAKQINKLRRSSGKKTLKIIKIPFVLAEDSLPITSTRIKSGIIDEDGRVLVRKNI
- a CDS encoding radical SAM protein — protein: MIIRESKLQKGLPKETLSLCPDCKQLIKARIFEEDGKVMIDKICEQHGYFKDVYWSDVELYLRAEKFAYDGFCVSNPRIKAKKECPYECGLCNLHLSHTVLANIDLTNRCNLACPICFANAATAGYIYEPSYKQVVEMLKMLRSNKPVPCPSVQFSGGEPTLHPHFFDIIKAAKELGFSQVQVATNGLKLLDLEFCQRMKDCGLSTVYLQFDGLRDEIYRQARGKELLDIKLKVIENCNKVKPKPLSTVLVPTIVNGINDNEVGEILKFAIEHSDVIRGVNYQPVSFAGRIDQKERESQRFTLPDLVNKLVEQTDFLTKEDFYPVPVVAPISELISILAGEPKVAFTPHPHCGLATFLYIEDGRAMPITRFINVEGLFAKMLALSNKLAKIAPLVRFFSKLKSEKGKVKSLEKNFRKYFGEFIYEDKMPKTLNLLDFLTNLFSEQSRESLGRFTWKTLMVGGMHFQDDYNYDVERVKRCVIHYATPNGRIIPFCAYNGGITYREEVEKKFSMSLEEWKKREKV
- a CDS encoding hydroxyacid dehydrogenase; this translates as MKILVADEIAEKAIEKLKEEFEVIYSELSYEALLKEIVSYDALIVRSRTRVTKEVIQAGKNLKVIGRAGVGVDNIDVREASERKIIVVNAPTSSTISVAELTFAHMLALARNLTKADKTTKEGKWEKKSLMGLELDEKTLGLIGLGRIGSEVAKRARAFGMKCIAYDPYLTKEKVREMGVEPVTLDTLLRDSDFITIHAALTKETKYLIGAKELAKMKSSAFLINCARGSIVDEKALYKVLRDKKIAGCALDVFEVEPPKDSPLLKLDNVIFTPHLGASTKEAQEKAGTTVAEQVLKVLKREKPDFCVNPEVLNS